GGCGCCGCCCGGAGCGAGTCCGCCGGCCGCGCACCGGCCCGCAGGTCGAACATGATGCGCCCGTCGCGGTCCAGCACCACGGCGTCCGCATCGGGCGTGGTGGCGCTTGGCGCCGACGCCGGCAGCAGCGTCAGGTCGACGACGCCGTCGACGAGCGCCACCCGTCGGTCGCCGCTCATGATCGCGGTCGTGACTTCCACGAGCGGATGTCCGCCGACGGACTGCGGCTGCCCGACTGCCCATGGCGCGCCGTCCCGCACCTGCTCGTACGCCGCACCGCTGAGCCGCGTTCCGGGGGCCGGCGGCGGATCGCCCGCCTCGACCCGCCCGGAGAGATCGGCAAGCGTCAGGCGGCGGAACGCCGGCTCCGCGCGGCGGATCCCGGCGAAGAGCTGCGCAATGCCGCTGACGGGGTACGGCTGCGCGGTAACCGCCGCGCCGGCGAGGCGCTCGGTGTGGACGGCGTTTGAGAAAAATGCGGTGACCTGCTCGGCAAGCGCACGGGCGAGGTCTTCTTGTGAGCGCACGACGGTGTTCCGCAGGTCCGCGGTGCGCTCGGCGTAGAGCACGATCGCGAGCACCAGCACCGGGATCATGCAGATCAGGATCACCGCGGCGATCTTGCCGCGGATCCTGCTGCCCCGCCTCATGCTGGGCTCGCCCGGCTAGGTCCCGGCCGCCGGGTGAACCTTCGCGAGGGCTTCGCGCTCAGTGGGGTAGAGCGGCAGCACCTGGTCGAGGCCGGTGAGCGTGAACAGTTTAGCGATCTTCGGCTGGACCTCCGCAATCGCCATCTCCCCCCGCCGTTCGCGGACGCGCTTGAAGACGGCGGTCAGCACGCGCAGCGCCGTGCTGTCGAGATAAGTGGTGCGGCCGAGGTTGACGACGATCAGCGGCGGCGTCCGCCCGGCGGCTTTGGTCAGCGCCTCTTCGAGGCGGGGCGCCGTGTACAGATCCACCTCGCCCGCCACGTCGACGACCGTTACATCGCCGTTGGTACGCACTGCCACATCGAGTTCCATCTTCGCCTCCACACGGCGCGCCGTCGTTAGCCGGCGTCCTGCCCCCCGGCGGCCTGATAGAACGCGATCCCCTTATTGGCGATCGCCGACGCGACAAACCCCAGCACGAAAAGAAAGAGTCCCTTCGCCGCCACAAACAGCGCCATGTCGCCCGCCGACCGGCCGCCCGCCGTGCCGGCCAGCGCGCCGGACGCGACCAGCTCGATGTAGGCAAGGTAGAACACGGCCACCAGCAGCAGCACGCCGAGCGCAAACACCAGGATCCCGCTGATCCGCCCGGCCCGATCCCGCACCATCACCGCCGCCGTCCGCCCGACCCTCTATTCGATCCGCGCGGTGGCCAGCGCGTGCCCGCACGAACAGTCCCGCGTCTTCGGCACGCGCTCGATCAGGGCCACCAGCAGGTGGCGCAGCCGTTCGTTGTTCTCCCGGAACACCCGCAGCACCGACTCGTGGCTCACCGGGTCGACCGACGGATCGCCTTCCACCCCGACGTCGTAGTCCGTGATCAACGAGATGTTCACGTAGCAGAGCTCGAGCTCGCGCGCGAGAATACACTCGGGATAGTTGGTCATGTTGATAACCTCCCACCCCCGGTCGCGGAACCACCGGCTCTCCGACCGCGTGCTGAACCTCGGCCCCTGGATCACGACGACCGTGCCGCGGTCGCGCACCGGAATGCCCACCGCCTTCGCCGCGTCCACCGCGAGCCGGCGCAGCGTCGGACAGTACGGGTCCGCCGCCGACACGTGCGTTGTCACCGGCCCGTCGTAGAACGTGTCCGCGCGGCCCCATGTCCGGTCGACGAACTGGTCGCACACCACGAAGTCGCCGGGACGTACGGCCGCCTGCAGGCTCCCGGCCGCGCAGGGGCCGACCAGCCACTGCACCCCGAGCGATTTCATTGCCCAGACGTTCGCGCGATAGTTGATGCGGTGCGGCGGTAGGCGGTGCGTCCGGCCGTGGCGCGGCAGGAAGGCGACCGAACGCCCGGCCAGTTCCCCGACTGTCACCGTGTCGGCGGGCTCGCCGTAAGGCGTTTCGATTTTCACCTCGCGCGCGTCATCGAGGAGAGAGTAAAAGCCCGACCCCCCGAAAATACCGATCTCGGCCTGCGCCACCCGCTACGCCTCCTTTACCCCATGCCGACCCGATGGTATCATCCCGTTCGTGTCCGCGCCATCGACGCCCGCCGGCGTCCGCCCGTTCCGCGGCCCAAGCCGTGTTTGGTACGGCGAGGACGCCGCCGGACGCATCGGCGAGTGCCTGGCGGAGCTCGCCGTCGCGCCGGGTACGGCGCTGCTCGTGACGGACGCTGTGGTCGACAACCTGGGACTCGCGCAGCCGGTCGCCGACGGGCTCGCGGCCGCCGGCTTTTCGATCGAACGCTTCGCGGACATCCCGGGAGAGCCGAGCGCCGAGGTCGCGGATCGCGCGGCGGCGGTCGCCCGCCGCGTTTCTCCGGTCGTGGTCTGCGCGGTGGGCGGCGGCAGCGTGATGGACGTCGCCAAGCTCGCGGCCGCCCTCGTCCGCAACCCGGGCGGCGTCCTTCTGTACACCAACGCGCCCGGCGGAAACCGCCGCTTTGCCGAACCCTCGGTCCCGACGGTGCTCGTGCCCACGACCGCGGGCACGGGTGCGGAGGCCAGCCAGAACGCGGTGATCATCCACAACGGCCAGAAGGCCTTCGCGAACAATCACCCCAACCTGCTGGCCGCGGGGGTACTGCTCGATCCCCGTCTGACGTACTCGCTCCCGAAGACCGTCACGGCCCACACCGGCCTCGACGCGCTGAGCCACTGCGTCGAAGGGATGCTGTCGGCGGGCGCAACCCCGCTGACCGACCTCACCGGATCGCAGGGCGTCGGGTTGATCTTCGCGGCGCTGCCGCGCGCCTACGCCGACGGCGGCGACGCGCGGGCCCGGGCGCAGATGATGCTGGCCGCGTACCTCGGCGGCCTCACGCTCAACGCCGGCATGATCCTGGGGCACTCCATCGCCTACACGATCGCGAACCGGCTGCATCTGCCGCACGGGTTCTCGTGCGCGCTCGCACTCCCGTACGCGATGGCGTACAACCGCGACGCCGCGGCGGACCGGCTGCGGCGCATCGCCGCGGCGGCCGGAGGAAACGGAGGCGACGGAGCATTCGGCGGGCCGGCAGGCGGCGACGCGGTGCGGCGCGTGCAGTCGCTCGGCCTCGACGTCGGCATGCCGGAGGCGCTGCGTACGCTCGGCCTCGAGCGCGAGCGGCTGCCCGAGCTCGTCGACGAGTGCCTCGCCCGCTATCCGCGTCCCAACAACCCGCGGCCGCTGGCCGGCGAGCCGCTGCTTTCCCTCTACACGGCGATGTGGGAAGGCCGCCCGGCCGACGCCTGGCGCGGATGACCGCCGCCCCGAAACCTTACCGGGCCGTCCTGTTCGACATGGACGGCACGCTCCTCGACAGCGCCGACCTGATCGTCACGTCCTTCGTCGAGACCTGCCGGACGCTGCTCGGGCGGACGCTCGACCGCGAGGAAACGCTGCGGACGTGGAGCTGGCCGGTGCGCGCCAAGTTCCACGCCATCGCGCCGGCCCGCGCCGACGAGCTGACGAAGGAATACCTGCGGCGGTACATAGAGATGCACGACGAGCGCGCGCGGCTGTTTCCCGGCGTGCCGGCCGTGCTCGACGCGCTCGGCGCGCGCGGCTACCTGCTCGGCATCGTCACGTCTAAGCGCCGCGCCACCACCGGCGCCGCGGTGCGCGCGTTCGGCCTCGACCGGTGGTGCCGCGCGATCGTCGTCGACGAGGACGTCTCCCGGCACAAGCCCGATCCGGAACCGGTAACGCTCGGGGCGCGGCTGCTCGGTGTCGCCCCGGCCGAGGCGCTCATGGTCGGGGACAGCGTCGAGGACATGGCGGCCGCGCGCGGAGCGGGCGCCGGCGCCGGCGCCGCACTCTGGGGCACGATGCGTCGCGCCGAGTTGCTGGGAACGGAGCCGGATCACCGGTTCGAGAGTCCGGAGACGCTGCTGACGGTCTGCGGCTGAGCCGGCGCGCGTTGGCCGCGCCCTAAACCCGGACCGGCCGAGCGATCCGCGCAAAGACGCTAGTCCCGGCGCCCGCCGCGCAGCCGCGCGACGTACAACCGCGCGGCGTGCTCCATGGACGATGCCCGCAGCGCGTCCTCCTCCGCGTGCGCCGCCTCGTCCGCCGCCCACCGGTCCGCCGCTTCGTAGGCCGCGTCGTCTCCGGCGCGCGCGGCGGCGGAGCCTTCACGCCACCGGATGAGCGCCGCGGCCGCCAGCGCGAGACGATCCGCGAGCGCCGGCACGCGCCGCACCGCCACCTCGCCGACGAGCAGCACGAGCGAGGCGGCGACGAGCGGCGGCCACGCGTCGCGGGATCCGCTGCCGCGTCCCGGCCGGAAGGCGTCGGCGGGATCGGAGAGAAACGTCCCGCCGCCGGTCTCGGCGATACGGCTCAGCAGCGCGGGGCCGCCCGGCGCCGGGCGCAGCTCCGGCGAGTACGGGACGACGAGCCCCGCGATGCGCGTTCCGACGGGCGCGGCGCGCGCCGGATCCCGCGCGGCCACCACGACCTTGTAGGTGCCCGGCGCCGCGGCGGGCCAGGCACCTTCATACCGTCCGGGGACGGTTTCCGGCAGCGTGATCGCCCGCTCCGCACCGTCCGGCGCCGACACCCGGCCGGTGACCCCGAGGCCGCTCCACGGCGCGCCGTCGGCGCGGCGCACGTCCAACACGACATGGCCCTCGCCCCCGTCCGCCACGGTCTGAGCGTAGAGCCCGCTCCCCTCGTCGCGCAGCATCCATCGGACGGCCTGCGACCAGAACCGCGCCGTGTCCGGCCACGTTCGCCATCCCGACGTCCAGCGAAGGCCGTCGTCAGACGTGAACGCGACGGCGCGGCCGAGGCCGTACTGCCAGGTCGCGAGGACGGGGTCGCGCCGCGGGCTCACGAGCGCCACGTCGGCTGCCGGTTTGGGCACGGTTGCCACGTAGCCGTCGACCGGCGGAGGCGCCGGCAGACCCGCCAGCGTCGGCGCCGCGCCCGAGCGGCTCAACGGCGAGCGCGTCTCGATCAGGTACGACCGCGTCGCGAGAAACGCCTCGGTGGTGAAGATCTCGGGGATCGCGTAGAGATTCTTCGCGAAGTAGCTGCGGCCGAGGCCCCACGCCGCGAGATTGCGCATGAAGGGCCGGTCCGCGTCGTTGCCGATCGCCACGGTGCTCAACGTGACCCGGTCGCGGGCCATGCCTGTCGCGAGCGCGCGGAAACTCGTGCCCGGCGGCCCGGGATCGGTGAGCCCGTCGCTCATCACGATCACGTGCCGGAGACGCGCCGGCGAATTGCGCAGCGCGGCGTGCGCCGCCTCGAGCGGCTGATACATGAGCGTGCCGCCGCCGGCCTGCAGCCGCGAGATCTCATCGAGCACCCGGGCGCGGTACTGCGCCTCGGTCATCGGGACGAGCCAGCGGTACTCCTGATCGAACGTGATCACGCCGATGAGATCGTGCTCGCCCAGGTGGTCGATCACGGACGCGGCGACCTCTTTCGCGAGTTCTTCCTTGGCCAGTTCTGTCCCGAACGCTTCCATGCTGCCCGAGGAGTCGATGATGAGCACGACCGCTACGGTCGGGAGCGTCGCGGTCTGGCGGACGTCCATCTTGACGGGGAGCGCATCTTCGACGGGCGTGCCGGCGTAGCCGCCGACGCCGAATGCGTGCGGGCCGCCGATCGCGGCCAGGCCGCCGCCGGCCTCTGCGACGAACGTGCGGAGCGCTTCCTGCTGCGCCCGGCTCAGCGCGGTGGCCGGCACGTCGTCCAGCACGACGCCGGCGTACGGGGCGAGACCGAGCGGTGATGCCGGCACCCCGTCCGGCGACCGCACGTCGACTTCCAGTGCCTGCCGGCGAAGCCAGTCCGCGACCGGCCGCGGGCCGTCGGCGACGAACAGGACGCGCGGCCGTCCCCGAACGACGACGAGTGCCTCGCCCCGCTTGTTGCCTGCGAGCGCGCTCGGCGAGGCGTCGACGTCGACGGTGTAGCGGATGGGTCCCGGGGTGAGCGCCACCTCGGGGAACCGCACCGCGGTCTCGCCGACAGGAAGCGACAGCGATCGCACGGCGCTTACCACACCGTTCCGCCGGAGGGTGACGGCCGCCGTCGCGGACGCCGTCGCCTGCAGCACGGCGCGCACCTCATAGGTCTCGCCGGGCCGCACCTCCGCCGGGGCGACGACGTCGTCGACGTACACGTCGGGTGCCGGGGGGGCGCCGACCGGCACGACGTCGATCGGAATCCCGGCCGCGGCCGCCGCGCGCGCCGCGGATGCCGCATCTCCCGCGTTCTGTCCGCCGTCACTCAGCAGCACGATCCGCCGCGCGCCCTGGGCCGGGAGGACGCTGCGCGCGAGATCCAGGGCGGCGCCGATGTCGGTCGCATCGGGCTCAGGCCCCACGCCGAGGTCGCCCGCCGCGATGCGCGGCGCGACCGACGCCCGCAGCGCGGGGCGGCCGCCGAAGGTCACGATACCGGCGCTGTCCTGCGAACGCATACGGGCAAGGGCACCCCGCACGAACGCGGCTTCCGCGTCCCTTGCGCCCGAGGCCGTCACGCTGAGCGAACGATCGACCGCGAACACGACGGACGCGCCGGTGGCCGGCACGCGGACGGCCGGACCGGCCGCCGCCAGGATGAGGCAGGTCAGCATCGCCGCGCGCAGCGCCGACGCGAGGCGCCACCGCCGCCCGGGGCGGCGGCGGCCGAGCCGCAACGCGAGGACCACGCACGGCAGGAACAGCAGCGCGAGCGGCCGGGCAAAGGTGACAAGCGGCATCAGGCGTCTCCGCCGTGACGGCGCGTCGCGAGCGCCCACTCGCCGAGCGCGACCGCGGCGGCCCCCAGGACGAACCACGGCCACAGCGCAAGCCGCGCCAGCGCTTGGGAACCCGTCGCGGACGGCCCGGGCCCGGGCACCGCCGCCCCCGGCGCGATCAGCCCCGCGCGCTCCGATCCGAGCGCGACCGGCAGCAGTCGCTCCCCGGCCGCGGATACCAGCCGGTACATGCCCGCGCGCGGCAGCGGAATCGAAAACACGCCGTCCCGGGCCGTCACGGCACTTTGCGTGCCGTCCGGCCGCAGGAGTTCGGCGCGGTCCATCCCCGCCGCGGAGATATCGACCGTCTGTCCGGCCCGGAGATCCGCGGTGTCGCCGCCGAGCCAGGCGAGGGCATTGACGAAGAGCACGGGAAACGCGACGTGCTGCGGCAGATCCGAGTCCGCGAGGCCGAAGGCCAGAACGACGGCGCGGATGCCGCGTTCGTCGTAGGCCCACACGAGCGGCGTCGGACCGGCCGCGAGCACGCGCCCGCCCTCGGGCTCGAGACGCAGCGCCTGGCGGATGTGCACGTCCGCAAAGTCGACGAAGCGCAGCATCGGATCACGGCGGTCCCACGCGGCGATCTCGGGCGCCACGACGGTGCCGGAAGGGTTGGCGGGCAGGTTGGGCGGCACGGCGCCGATCGCGAGATAGCGGCCCGGCGGCACCGCGCCGGTCGCCGCGCGGTCGAGAATCACGACGTCGTAGCCGCGCCACGCCGCGGGGTCGGTGTCGCGCGTCACGGCCGCGCGCGACACCGGCGCGACGCGCAGCAGCCGCTCGAGCGGCGGATCGTCGGGTCCTACGACGAGCACGGCCGGCAGCGGCGCCGGCGCAAGCGGCGTCTCGGCGGTCTTATCGTCCGGCAGCGCATCCTGCACGTCGAGCTGCGCGCGGAGCACTCCGGCGCCCGCGGCCGCGACCGGAAACACCACCGTGCGCGATTCGCCTCCGGCGAGCGCGAGCGTCACGGCGTAAACGTCGGCGCCGTCCCGCGTGATCCGGAGCGGGGCGCGCACGGCCGCGCGGCCGAAGTTGGTCACACGCACGAGCGCCTGGGCGCGCTGCCCGTCCCGCAGCACGCGCAGCGCGACGATGCCGGTGTTGGCGTCCGCCGTGCCGAGGATGCGTGCGGCGACGTTCGGAAGCGCCGGCACGGACGTCCGCGCGGCGTCCGTCCACACGACGATGCGCCCCCGCGACCCCGGCACGAGCTGCGCCGCGAGGGTCACGGCCGCGCGAATGTCGCCCGCGACGTCCCACGGCCGGGCATCGGCGAGCGCCGCCGCGACGCGGCCGCGATCCTCCGTCGGCGGCACGAGCACGATGGGCCGGTCCGCGGCGAGGACCAGCGCGGCGCGGTGGCCCGGGCCGAGGCGCGCCAGCACGTCGCGTGCCTCGGCCCGGGCCCGGTCGAACCTCGTCGGGGCAACATCCCGCGCCCGCATCGAGAGCGACGCGTCGAGCACCAGCGCGACGTCGCCGCGCTCGGCGGTCCAGCCGAGCAGCGCCGGCTGCGCGAGCGCCGCGGCCAA
This genomic interval from bacterium contains the following:
- a CDS encoding VWA domain-containing protein, whose amino-acid sequence is MPLVTFARPLALLFLPCVVLALRLGRRRPGRRWRLASALRAAMLTCLILAAAGPAVRVPATGASVVFAVDRSLSVTASGARDAEAAFVRGALARMRSQDSAGIVTFGGRPALRASVAPRIAAGDLGVGPEPDATDIGAALDLARSVLPAQGARRIVLLSDGGQNAGDAASAARAAAAAGIPIDVVPVGAPPAPDVYVDDVVAPAEVRPGETYEVRAVLQATASATAAVTLRRNGVVSAVRSLSLPVGETAVRFPEVALTPGPIRYTVDVDASPSALAGNKRGEALVVVRGRPRVLFVADGPRPVADWLRRQALEVDVRSPDGVPASPLGLAPYAGVVLDDVPATALSRAQQEALRTFVAEAGGGLAAIGGPHAFGVGGYAGTPVEDALPVKMDVRQTATLPTVAVVLIIDSSGSMEAFGTELAKEELAKEVAASVIDHLGEHDLIGVITFDQEYRWLVPMTEAQYRARVLDEISRLQAGGGTLMYQPLEAAHAALRNSPARLRHVIVMSDGLTDPGPPGTSFRALATGMARDRVTLSTVAIGNDADRPFMRNLAAWGLGRSYFAKNLYAIPEIFTTEAFLATRSYLIETRSPLSRSGAAPTLAGLPAPPPVDGYVATVPKPAADVALVSPRRDPVLATWQYGLGRAVAFTSDDGLRWTSGWRTWPDTARFWSQAVRWMLRDEGSGLYAQTVADGGEGHVVLDVRRADGAPWSGLGVTGRVSAPDGAERAITLPETVPGRYEGAWPAAAPGTYKVVVAARDPARAAPVGTRIAGLVVPYSPELRPAPGGPALLSRIAETGGGTFLSDPADAFRPGRGSGSRDAWPPLVAASLVLLVGEVAVRRVPALADRLALAAAALIRWREGSAAARAGDDAAYEAADRWAADEAAHAEEDALRASSMEHAARLYVARLRGGRRD
- a CDS encoding HAD-IA family hydrolase, yielding MTAAPKPYRAVLFDMDGTLLDSADLIVTSFVETCRTLLGRTLDREETLRTWSWPVRAKFHAIAPARADELTKEYLRRYIEMHDERARLFPGVPAVLDALGARGYLLGIVTSKRRATTGAAVRAFGLDRWCRAIVVDEDVSRHKPDPEPVTLGARLLGVAPAEALMVGDSVEDMAAARGAGAGAGAALWGTMRRAELLGTEPDHRFESPETLLTVCG
- a CDS encoding STAS domain-containing protein, which encodes MELDVAVRTNGDVTVVDVAGEVDLYTAPRLEEALTKAAGRTPPLIVVNLGRTTYLDSTALRVLTAVFKRVRERRGEMAIAEVQPKIAKLFTLTGLDQVLPLYPTEREALAKVHPAAGT
- a CDS encoding BatA and WFA domain-containing protein, translated to MSFGVPAALWALAAIPMLVVLYLLRVRRREQVVSSVLLWVKSQPSASAFRPSRRIERSLLLLLQIVAAAGLAAALAQPALLGWTAERGDVALVLDASLSMRARDVAPTRFDRARAEARDVLARLGPGHRAALVLAADRPIVLVPPTEDRGRVAAALADARPWDVAGDIRAAVTLAAQLVPGSRGRIVVWTDAARTSVPALPNVAARILGTADANTGIVALRVLRDGQRAQALVRVTNFGRAAVRAPLRITRDGADVYAVTLALAGGESRTVVFPVAAAGAGVLRAQLDVQDALPDDKTAETPLAPAPLPAVLVVGPDDPPLERLLRVAPVSRAAVTRDTDPAAWRGYDVVILDRAATGAVPPGRYLAIGAVPPNLPANPSGTVVAPEIAAWDRRDPMLRFVDFADVHIRQALRLEPEGGRVLAAGPTPLVWAYDERGIRAVVLAFGLADSDLPQHVAFPVLFVNALAWLGGDTADLRAGQTVDISAAGMDRAELLRPDGTQSAVTARDGVFSIPLPRAGMYRLVSAAGERLLPVALGSERAGLIAPGAAVPGPGPSATGSQALARLALWPWFVLGAAAVALGEWALATRRHGGDA
- a CDS encoding iron-containing alcohol dehydrogenase, with amino-acid sequence MSAPSTPAGVRPFRGPSRVWYGEDAAGRIGECLAELAVAPGTALLVTDAVVDNLGLAQPVADGLAAAGFSIERFADIPGEPSAEVADRAAAVARRVSPVVVCAVGGGSVMDVAKLAAALVRNPGGVLLYTNAPGGNRRFAEPSVPTVLVPTTAGTGAEASQNAVIIHNGQKAFANNHPNLLAAGVLLDPRLTYSLPKTVTAHTGLDALSHCVEGMLSAGATPLTDLTGSQGVGLIFAALPRAYADGGDARARAQMMLAAYLGGLTLNAGMILGHSIAYTIANRLHLPHGFSCALALPYAMAYNRDAAADRLRRIAAAAGGNGGDGAFGGPAGGDAVRRVQSLGLDVGMPEALRTLGLERERLPELVDECLARYPRPNNPRPLAGEPLLSLYTAMWEGRPADAWRG
- a CDS encoding S-methyl-5'-thioadenosine phosphorylase; the protein is MAQAEIGIFGGSGFYSLLDDAREVKIETPYGEPADTVTVGELAGRSVAFLPRHGRTHRLPPHRINYRANVWAMKSLGVQWLVGPCAAGSLQAAVRPGDFVVCDQFVDRTWGRADTFYDGPVTTHVSAADPYCPTLRRLAVDAAKAVGIPVRDRGTVVVIQGPRFSTRSESRWFRDRGWEVINMTNYPECILARELELCYVNISLITDYDVGVEGDPSVDPVSHESVLRVFRENNERLRHLLVALIERVPKTRDCSCGHALATARIE